ACCTGGGTGATTTCTTCAATGTTTTTGAACCCACCAATCTTTTCCCGGTAATCAATAATACGCCGGGCAATGGCCGGACCGATGCCGGGTAAAGTATCTAACTGGTCAAGGGTGGCGGTATTAAGGTTGACCCGTTGCCCGGCCATGGATACACTCCCGCCGGTTTCCTGGGGATTATTATCATTGGCTCCACCTTGCACGGGCGGTGGTGGATTTTCCTCATCCTGCCGGGGGATGTGAATTTGTTGCTGGTCTTTTAGTTCCAGGGCCTGATTAATTCGCTCCGGGTCGGCCTCTGGGGCGAAGCCGCCGGCAGCAATAATGGCATCTTTAATAATGCTGCTCTGCGGCAATACATAAACATCGGCCTTAAGTACCGCACCGGTAACATATACCCGCACCATTGCCGGGGTGGGGCTGGCTGAAGGCGTTACTGTAGGCGTTACCATAGGCGTTACCGTAAGCGTGGGTTCCACCGGTACAATCTCGATTGGAGTCTGCGCCGGTTGCCGCAAATAAAAGGCTATCGCTCCCCCTAAAGCGGCTACCAAGAGCATTCCAAAAATCAAGTGACGATTTTTATCTAACCAGGAACCGTTCATTGTCCCTCCTCTCCTATTAATAACTGAGGTATTTTTTTAGGCCATTATAGTAAATTCTTGAGCGTGTGGCAAAGGACAAACGATAAGATTTTGTTTACCGTTGCTTGACTTTATGGTATCATAAGGGCAACACTTGGCTTTTAGTCAAAATGGGGAGAATATTCCTGATGAAAGCGGTTATCATGGCCGGCGGAGCAGGTTCCAGATTGCGCCCCCTCACAATTGAACGGCCCAAACCCATGATCCCTATTGTCAACAAACCGGTTTTGAGCCATATTCTTGACCTGCTCAAACGTCACCAGATTACCGAAGTGATGATTACAGTTCAATACCTGGCCGATCAAATTCAGGACTATGCCGGTGATGGCTCAAATATAAGCATGAACATCCATTACTGTGTTGAAGATACTCCCCTGGGCACAGCCGGCAGTGTAAAAAATACGCAAGATTTTTTGGACGGCACTTTTTTGGTGATTAGCGGCGACGCCCTCACCGACATCAACTTGACCGACCTGATTGCTTATCATCAAAAATCCAAAGCATTAGGCACATTGGCCCTTTATCGGCTGGCCGACCCGCTTGATTATGGCATCATCAACCTTAATAACGAAGGGCAAATCACCAGATTTCAAGAAAAACCCAGCCGTGGTTCGGTGATGTCTGACTATGTTAATACCGGGATTTACGTTTTAGAACCGGAAATCCTGGATTTTTTTGAAAGCAATGTTCACTTTGATTTTGCCAGAGACTTGTTCCCCTTGGTGCATGCCCAGGGGTATCCTCTCTATGGTTACGTAGCCAAAGGTTATTGGTGCGATGTGGGTAATATTGCCGAGTACATGCGAGCCACTGCCAACGCGCTCCAGGGAGATGTGCAGGGTTTGGACCTGGGGCGTTACCTGGGCGACAACATCTGGACCGGAAAAGATGTAGAACTTGCGCCGGATGTTCATTTAGAAGGGCCTATCTACCTGGGAAACTCGGTCCAGATAAAAAACGGGGTTGTTATTCGTGGCCCTTCAGTTATCCGTGATTATACCGTGGTTGACAACGAAGCCATCATTGATCATTCTATTCTGTGGCGAAACTGTTACATTGGCGAGCGGGTGCAAATTAGCGGCGCGGTTATTTTAAAGCAATGCAGCATTAAGGCCAATGCCACGGTTTTTGAAGGCGCGGTTATTGGCGACGGCACCATTGTTGGTGAAGGCGCCGTGCTGCATCCCAGTATCAAAATTTGGCCCGGCAAAGAGGTTGAACCGGGGGCCACCGTCAACAGCAGTATTGTGTGGGGTTCCCAGGGGCGGCGGGTATTGTTTGGCCGCTTTGGCGTAACCGGCGTGGTCAATATTGACCTGACCCCTGAGTTTACGGCCAAATTGGGGGCCGCGTTTGGCGCAACGCTGCCAAAAGGGTCAATTGTTACCATTAACCGCGACGTGCATCATAGCTCGCGGATGATCAAGCAGGCCATTATTTCTGGGTTACCCTCGGCGGGGATCAACGTGTGGGATTTGGGGTCGCAACCAATTCCGGTGGCTACTTACTACACCAAGGTCAGCCGGGTAGAAGGGGGCATTCACGTCAGGCTTTCGCCTTTTGACGAGCGGGTCATAGATATTCTTTTTATAGACCACCAGGGCCTGAATCTGAGCAAAAATAGAGAGCGGGATATTGAACGCGTTTTCTTCAGAGAAGATTTCCGGCGGGTTTATCTTGACGACATTGGCGGTATTGAATATGCCCAACAGGTCAAAGAACACTACATCCAGGATTTCCTGAAACACCTCAACACCAAAGCCATTCAAGAAGCCGCCTTTAACCTGGTGGTGGATTTTACCGACGCCCCTATTGCCGGCGTATTGCCCACCATTCTTGACGAATTAAAATGTAATGTGGTGGCCTTGAGCGCCACCACCACCCGGCCGGGCGAAACCCTGAATCGGTCTCAATTCCAGGCCGCCTTGAAACAATTGCAAATTATCACCACCACTATGGATGCCCAGCTAGGGATGCGGCTGGACCCAGGCGGCGAGAGAATATTCTTTGTAGATAATCGGGGCTATTTAATGGAAGGAACAACTGCCTGCGCGGTTATGGCCGAAATGGTTTTGCAAGATGCTCCCGGGAGTGTCGTTGCCATTCCCCTTAACTTGCCTAACGTATTTGAAAAAATCGCCGCCAAATATAACGGCCACATTATTCGTACCGAAATTGACCGTAACGCATTAATAAAAGCCACTTGCACCGACAACGTGATCATGGCCGGCGACGGCAAAGGCAATTTTATTTTCCCCGATTTTCAATGTGCAGTTGATGGGTTGATGGCTTTGGCCAAAATGTTAGAATTTTTAGCCATCCAAAAAGTCTCGTTGGGCGAGGTGATAGACACATTACCGCCGTATTATGTGGCCGAGAGGAAAGTATCTTGCGTATGGGAAGCCAAAGCCGGCGTGATGCGCCTGATCAATGAAAAATTTGAGGAGCGTAAAGATCAACACGTGATTAATGGGGTAAAAATTGCGCTTGAGGCCAATGAATGGGTCCTGATTATCCCCGACCCCGATCAGCCCTGTTTTAGAGTCACCACCGAAGCCGAGTCGCAAACAGAGGCCGAAAATCTGGCCGATGAATATGCCCAAATCATAGAAAAAATTTCCCCTCTGGAGTAAATCATAGAACTTACGTACGTTCCAGAGGTGACAATCACTCTGTAAGTGACTGTCACCTCTGGAATGCATCAACGATTTGCGTAAGTTCTACATCAAATAACAAAGCAACCAGAAGTTGAATACAAACAGCAGGTAGACAAAATCTTTGCTACCTGCTGTTTGTTATTGGCTATTTGACTAGCTAATTTCCACAACCGCGCCTTCGGCTTCAAGTTTGGCCTTGGCGTCATCGGCCATTTCCTTGTTGACCGCTTCCAGCACTTTAGCCGGAGCTTCGTCAACCAGGGCTTTGGCCTCTTTTAAGCCCAAATCTGTACGGACTGTACGCACGGCCTTGATGACCTGAATTTTCTTGTCGCCTACTTCTTTTAAGATGACGTCAAATTCAGTCTTTTCTTCTTCTGCTGCGGCTTCACCGCCGCCGGCAGCCGCAACAGGCATCGCCATCATGGCCGCTGGCGCGGCGGCGCTAACGCCCCATTTTTCTTCCAAAATCTTGGTTAATTCAGCCGCCTCCAAGACGGTTAGCGAGCTAAGTTGATCCGCCAATTTTTCAAGATCTGCCATTTTAATTATCTCCTTTATTATGATATCTGAATATTTAATTACTGCATCGGTTAAAACTCAACGGCGCTATAATCACCGACAAATGACGAAGGACGAACGACAAAAATTGGTCATTGGTCTTTGGTCAGGCTTCTGCCGGCGCTTCTGAGCCTTGTTCTGAATAGGCATGGATAACATTGACCACCTGGCGAACACTGCCGCTCAAAACGCCCACCAATTGCGAGGCCGGAGCATTGATGAGACCCAGCAATTGCGCCCGCAGCGTTTCCAGCGAAGGCAATTTGGCCAGGCTTTGTACGGCGGCTTCATCAATAACTTTATTGCCCATTAAGCCGCCTTTAACTGCCAGCAACTCATTTGTCTTGGCAAAGTCCGCAATCGCCTTGGCTACGGCGGGGATATTGCTACCGCAAAAACCAATGCCCACCGGGCCAACCAGCAATGCTTCCGGTACAGGCAATCCGGCTTCGGTTAAGGCGCGTTGGGCCAGGGTGTTTTTTACAATTGAAAAACTGCCCTCTACCTCGCGGATTTTTGCTCGAAGTTGTTGTAAGTCGCTAACCTTTAATCCCCGGTAATCGGTAATAATTACTGCCTCACTGCCGCTCAATTTTTTTACATATTGTTGAACCAACTCTTCTTTTTTTGCTCGAGAAATAGCCAAATTTGGATACCTCCTTTCTCTAAAAATAAAAACGTCTTTGCCCCAACCGACGCAAAGACGCAAGAATTGCCAACTTATTGCCCAAGAGTATATTCAAAGGCAATCACAAAATTCTTACCCCTTACCTCGGCA
This genomic interval from Anaerolineae bacterium contains the following:
- the rplL gene encoding 50S ribosomal protein L7/L12, which encodes MADLEKLADQLSSLTVLEAAELTKILEEKWGVSAAAPAAMMAMPVAAAGGGEAAAEEEKTEFDVILKEVGDKKIQVIKAVRTVRTDLGLKEAKALVDEAPAKVLEAVNKEMADDAKAKLEAEGAVVEIS
- the rplJ gene encoding 50S ribosomal protein L10, which codes for MAISRAKKEELVQQYVKKLSGSEAVIITDYRGLKVSDLQQLRAKIREVEGSFSIVKNTLAQRALTEAGLPVPEALLVGPVGIGFCGSNIPAVAKAIADFAKTNELLAVKGGLMGNKVIDEAAVQSLAKLPSLETLRAQLLGLINAPASQLVGVLSGSVRQVVNVIHAYSEQGSEAPAEA
- a CDS encoding helix-hairpin-helix domain-containing protein; the encoded protein is MNGSWLDKNRHLIFGMLLVAALGGAIAFYLRQPAQTPIEIVPVEPTLTVTPMVTPTVTPSASPTPAMVRVYVTGAVLKADVYVLPQSSIIKDAIIAAGGFAPEADPERINQALELKDQQQIHIPRQDEENPPPPVQGGANDNNPQETGGSVSMAGQRVNLNTATLDQLDTLPGIGPAIARRIIDYREKIGGFKNIEEITQVSGIGEATFAKIKDLTCVE
- a CDS encoding mannose-1-phosphate guanyltransferase — protein: MKAVIMAGGAGSRLRPLTIERPKPMIPIVNKPVLSHILDLLKRHQITEVMITVQYLADQIQDYAGDGSNISMNIHYCVEDTPLGTAGSVKNTQDFLDGTFLVISGDALTDINLTDLIAYHQKSKALGTLALYRLADPLDYGIINLNNEGQITRFQEKPSRGSVMSDYVNTGIYVLEPEILDFFESNVHFDFARDLFPLVHAQGYPLYGYVAKGYWCDVGNIAEYMRATANALQGDVQGLDLGRYLGDNIWTGKDVELAPDVHLEGPIYLGNSVQIKNGVVIRGPSVIRDYTVVDNEAIIDHSILWRNCYIGERVQISGAVILKQCSIKANATVFEGAVIGDGTIVGEGAVLHPSIKIWPGKEVEPGATVNSSIVWGSQGRRVLFGRFGVTGVVNIDLTPEFTAKLGAAFGATLPKGSIVTINRDVHHSSRMIKQAIISGLPSAGINVWDLGSQPIPVATYYTKVSRVEGGIHVRLSPFDERVIDILFIDHQGLNLSKNRERDIERVFFREDFRRVYLDDIGGIEYAQQVKEHYIQDFLKHLNTKAIQEAAFNLVVDFTDAPIAGVLPTILDELKCNVVALSATTTRPGETLNRSQFQAALKQLQIITTTMDAQLGMRLDPGGERIFFVDNRGYLMEGTTACAVMAEMVLQDAPGSVVAIPLNLPNVFEKIAAKYNGHIIRTEIDRNALIKATCTDNVIMAGDGKGNFIFPDFQCAVDGLMALAKMLEFLAIQKVSLGEVIDTLPPYYVAERKVSCVWEAKAGVMRLINEKFEERKDQHVINGVKIALEANEWVLIIPDPDQPCFRVTTEAESQTEAENLADEYAQIIEKISPLE